A window of the Desulfobacula toluolica Tol2 genome harbors these coding sequences:
- a CDS encoding MmgE/PrpD family protein, protein MNLLEEIRTQENIDIENVDRIDLEIGPVASTAATIKAPKIGVEGKFSVWFLAALALAEGNVTLAKFTDEKVNSPRLVTLCKKIHTSLDPRIGFGARVKILMKDGTKYARFLAKPKGDPDNPLTFEQLAEKYRNAAIMAISKEKTENLIKKIKSLEQINNMNEIVALTIHPNA, encoded by the coding sequence ATGAATCTCCTGGAGGAGATCAGGACTCAAGAAAATATTGATATTGAAAATGTGGACCGCATTGATCTTGAAATCGGCCCTGTGGCCTCAACAGCCGCAACCATAAAAGCCCCCAAAATAGGTGTTGAAGGCAAATTCAGCGTATGGTTTCTGGCTGCCCTGGCCTTGGCCGAAGGCAATGTCACTCTGGCTAAATTTACCGATGAAAAAGTCAACTCCCCGCGACTTGTAACCCTGTGCAAAAAGATCCACACCTCACTTGACCCGCGAATCGGTTTTGGTGCCAGAGTGAAAATTTTGATGAAAGACGGCACCAAATACGCCCGGTTTCTGGCCAAACCCAAGGGAGATCCGGACAATCCCCTGACCTTTGAGCAACTGGCTGAAAAATACCGTAATGCAGCCATTATGGCCATTTCCAAAGAAAAAACAGAAAACCTGATCAAAAAAATCAAATCCCTGGAACAGATCAATAATATGAATGAAATCGTGGCATTGACGATTCACCCCAATGCCTGA
- a CDS encoding MmgE/PrpD family protein — MELTRRLAQFVCATRFEDLPEPVVNKAKECFLDWQGVALAGTTDPGSKVMMHYVMAVGGKPEASVIGSSLKTDIANAALANGMIGHALDFDDYHDETVIHASAACVPAILALAEKFNTSGREFITAMVLGVDVCIRIGLALGDYHYQRGWHTTATAGTFGATAGAAKLMGLNADQLVTAFGICGTQASGLRQVFGTMCKPFHAGKVSMEGIMSASLASMGFTASQNMLEGELGLLDVLTETPDQAIMLDQLGQKFHINRLSIKPYPT, encoded by the coding sequence ATGGAACTTACCCGAAGATTAGCTCAATTTGTATGTGCCACACGGTTTGAAGACCTTCCTGAACCTGTAGTTAACAAAGCCAAGGAGTGTTTTCTTGACTGGCAGGGAGTGGCATTAGCCGGCACCACTGACCCTGGCTCCAAAGTCATGATGCATTATGTTATGGCCGTTGGAGGAAAACCGGAAGCAAGCGTCATTGGTTCATCACTTAAAACAGATATAGCCAACGCCGCCCTGGCCAACGGTATGATCGGCCACGCTCTTGATTTTGACGACTATCATGATGAAACCGTCATCCATGCCTCTGCCGCCTGCGTACCGGCGATCCTGGCACTGGCGGAAAAATTCAACACCAGCGGCAGGGAGTTTATCACCGCCATGGTTCTGGGAGTTGATGTGTGCATCCGCATAGGATTAGCCCTGGGAGACTATCATTACCAGCGAGGCTGGCACACTACAGCCACAGCCGGCACTTTCGGAGCCACTGCCGGCGCGGCAAAACTCATGGGACTCAATGCCGATCAACTGGTTACCGCCTTTGGCATCTGCGGCACCCAGGCCAGCGGACTGCGGCAAGTCTTTGGAACCATGTGCAAACCTTTTCATGCCGGCAAAGTCTCCATGGAAGGCATAATGTCTGCATCACTGGCTTCCATGGGATTTACCGCTTCCCAGAATATGCTTGAAGGGGAACTGGGACTGCTTGATGTGCTGACCGAGACACCTGACCAAGCAATCATGCTTGATCAGCTGGGGCAAAAATTTCATATTAACCGGTTGAGTATAAAACCTTACCCCACATGA
- the tnpA gene encoding IS66 family insertion sequence element accessory protein TnpA, with protein MSKSWKKINEEKAIFWKTHIDQWTESRLSQIEYCRQNGLRPNRFTYWKIKFGKPNQPTGLVQVPVPTHFCQAGLKLNIGRELQVEIPDGFKKETLEQVLSVLKAVQ; from the coding sequence TTGAGCAAATCGTGGAAGAAAATAAACGAAGAAAAGGCAATATTCTGGAAAACACATATCGATCAATGGACTGAATCCCGCCTGTCCCAAATAGAGTACTGCCGCCAGAATGGCCTGAGGCCGAACAGGTTCACCTATTGGAAGATTAAATTCGGTAAACCAAATCAGCCCACAGGACTGGTTCAGGTTCCTGTGCCGACTCACTTTTGTCAAGCAGGGCTAAAACTGAATATAGGCCGGGAACTGCAAGTGGAAATCCCTGACGGTTTTAAGAAAGAAACCCTTGAGCAGGTGCTTTCTGTATTGAAGGCTGTCCAATGA
- the tnpC gene encoding IS66 family transposase has translation MTKGKVKGNRNLDEVKKIACDLIDENQILKEQVKSLQNMIFGRKSEKTPKDDGQMSLFDMPEPELPILEKEEEDVTIGEHTRKKRGRKPLPADLPRIDVIHELSEDERQCNCGCLKERIGQEESEQLDYIPAKVRVLRNIRYKYACKNCEGVEDDGPTVSIARMPEQIIPKSIATPGLLAHILTAKFADALPFYRQEKQFTRIGIELGRSTMCTWAMKVADACDILIDMMQKDILASPMIGADETPLLVLKGPRKSKSYMWIFRGGPPDMPIIQFQYHPTRSGDVAASFLNGYKGIVQTDGYKGYDFLDKITDIIHVACWTHARRGFKNVTKAAGNKKSSSGNAGTALKYISLLYKIEKEARVQELTPDQLYARRQKEAVPILEEFKKWLDARVEKVPPKSLLGKAIHYTLNQWHRLIQYTTDGIIRPDNNLVENAIRPFVVGRKNWLFSDTVKGARASALIYSLIETAKSNGLEPYWYLKYLFEHLPEAMTEDDFKALLPYNVDKKQLA, from the coding sequence ATGACTAAAGGCAAGGTAAAAGGTAATCGGAATCTGGATGAAGTGAAGAAAATTGCTTGTGATTTGATTGATGAGAATCAAATCCTTAAAGAGCAGGTTAAATCACTTCAGAATATGATCTTTGGTCGCAAATCAGAGAAAACGCCTAAAGATGACGGGCAAATGTCTCTGTTCGATATGCCTGAACCCGAACTTCCTATCCTGGAAAAAGAGGAGGAAGACGTAACGATTGGTGAACATACCCGTAAAAAACGTGGCCGCAAGCCTTTACCCGCCGATCTTCCCCGTATAGATGTTATACATGAACTCAGCGAGGATGAAAGACAGTGCAACTGCGGTTGCCTTAAGGAACGCATCGGCCAGGAAGAGTCAGAACAACTGGACTATATCCCTGCCAAAGTAAGGGTACTTCGAAACATCCGGTATAAATACGCCTGCAAAAATTGTGAAGGTGTGGAAGACGACGGCCCCACCGTGTCAATTGCCAGGATGCCTGAACAGATTATCCCCAAAAGCATTGCTACCCCAGGCCTTCTGGCACATATTCTGACCGCAAAATTTGCAGATGCCCTGCCGTTTTACCGTCAGGAAAAGCAATTTACCAGGATCGGTATTGAACTTGGCCGGTCGACCATGTGTACATGGGCCATGAAAGTCGCTGACGCCTGTGATATTCTAATCGACATGATGCAAAAGGACATACTGGCAAGCCCGATGATTGGTGCTGATGAAACACCTCTTCTGGTCTTAAAGGGCCCCCGGAAATCAAAATCATATATGTGGATTTTTAGAGGTGGTCCGCCTGATATGCCAATTATTCAATTCCAATATCATCCGACACGATCCGGAGATGTTGCCGCATCATTTTTGAATGGATACAAAGGCATTGTTCAGACGGATGGCTATAAAGGATATGATTTTCTGGACAAAATAACAGATATCATTCATGTGGCATGCTGGACTCACGCCCGCAGGGGATTTAAAAATGTAACAAAAGCTGCAGGGAATAAAAAGAGTTCGTCGGGCAATGCCGGCACCGCTTTAAAGTATATCAGTCTGCTTTATAAAATTGAAAAAGAAGCCCGGGTGCAGGAATTAACGCCTGACCAATTATATGCTCGGAGGCAAAAAGAAGCGGTTCCAATTTTAGAAGAGTTCAAGAAATGGCTTGATGCAAGAGTGGAAAAAGTTCCTCCCAAAAGTCTGCTTGGCAAGGCGATCCATTATACTCTCAACCAATGGCACAGGCTCATCCAATACACGACCGACGGAATCATCAGGCCTGATAACAATCTGGTTGAAAATGCCATCCGACCTTTTGTGGTCGGACGAAAGAATTGGCTTTTCTCGGACACCGTTAAGGGTGCCCGGGCCAGTGCACTGATTTACAGCTTGATTGAAACAGCCAAATCAAATGGGCTGGAGCCATATTGGTATCTCAAATATCTGTTTGAACACTTGCCTGAGGCTATGACGGAAGATGATTTTAAGGCGTTGCTTCCATACAATGTCGATAAAAAACAGTTGGCTTGA
- a CDS encoding ABC transporter substrate-binding protein gives MNRVITLTVIGLYFVLTVFLIDAWAQMPFETTPITNKGKKWRIGYLEGGPYANYQSILKSITKTLMDAGWIQHSSIPECRDEIETKTLWKFLSTQIQSNYLEFVSDAYWSAEWCDAKRKSLKHDIIKRLNESKDINLMLAFGTWAGQDLANNQHNTPTMVLSASNAIRSGIIKSVENSGFDHIHAWIDPNKSERQLRLFHKITGFKKLGIAYENDLDGRSYSAVEDVQNLSRELGFQIIECHLPGQASGTSHEEAELVKCYEQLAQKIDSMYITDYAGLTKKNLNKLLMPLFENKVATFAQTRYDLVKYGILMGAGRSDFKADARFYTEILAGILNGKKPGDLPQEFKSPLKIVVNLESSKQIGFRIPLDILAGAFEIHETIHHPENKE, from the coding sequence ATGAATAGGGTCATAACTTTAACTGTCATTGGTCTATACTTTGTATTAACCGTATTTCTGATTGATGCCTGGGCTCAAATGCCATTTGAGACTACCCCCATCACAAACAAAGGTAAAAAATGGCGCATTGGCTATCTTGAGGGGGGGCCCTATGCCAATTACCAGTCTATTCTAAAATCAATAACAAAAACACTTATGGATGCGGGTTGGATACAGCACTCATCCATTCCTGAATGTCGGGATGAAATTGAAACCAAAACATTATGGAAGTTTCTTTCCACGCAAATTCAAAGCAACTATCTTGAATTTGTGTCTGATGCCTATTGGTCTGCTGAATGGTGTGATGCAAAACGTAAAAGTTTAAAACATGACATCATAAAACGTTTGAATGAATCTAAAGATATCAATCTGATGCTTGCTTTTGGCACATGGGCCGGTCAAGATCTTGCAAACAATCAGCACAACACTCCCACCATGGTATTATCGGCTTCCAATGCAATTCGTTCCGGCATTATAAAAAGTGTTGAAAATTCCGGATTTGATCACATACATGCCTGGATAGATCCCAATAAATCCGAACGTCAGCTGCGCTTGTTTCATAAGATAACAGGTTTCAAAAAATTGGGCATAGCCTATGAGAATGATTTAGATGGCAGATCTTATTCTGCTGTAGAGGATGTGCAAAACTTATCACGGGAACTTGGGTTCCAAATCATTGAATGTCATCTGCCCGGTCAGGCTTCAGGAACATCTCATGAAGAAGCTGAATTAGTAAAATGTTATGAGCAGCTTGCCCAAAAAATTGATTCAATGTATATCACCGATTATGCTGGATTGACAAAAAAAAATCTCAACAAACTTTTAATGCCTCTATTCGAAAACAAAGTGGCAACTTTTGCTCAAACACGCTATGATTTGGTAAAATATGGAATTTTAATGGGTGCTGGAAGGTCTGATTTCAAGGCCGACGCACGATTCTATACTGAAATTTTGGCCGGAATATTGAATGGCAAAAAACCTGGAGATCTTCCACAGGAATTTAAAAGCCCCCTTAAAATCGTTGTCAATCTTGAAAGCTCAAAACAGATCGGATTTCGCATACCCCTTGACATCCTTGCAGGTGCCTTTGAGATACATGAAACCATTCACCACCCAGAAAATAAAGAATAA
- the tnpB gene encoding IS66 family insertion sequence element accessory protein TnpB (TnpB, as the term is used for proteins encoded by IS66 family insertion elements, is considered an accessory protein, since TnpC, encoded by a neighboring gene, is a DDE family transposase.) — MMNFPSDTKVYLFLGATDMRKAINGLSVIVSEQMQLDIFSSNLFVFCNRTQTILKILYWDKNGFCMWQKRLEKDRFKWPKTSDDVMNITSRELSWLVDGLNINQAHKPLKYSMIY; from the coding sequence ATGATGAATTTTCCGTCAGACACCAAGGTCTATCTATTCTTAGGCGCAACGGATATGCGCAAAGCTATTAACGGATTGTCCGTCATTGTCAGTGAACAGATGCAACTTGACATATTTTCCTCCAACTTGTTTGTATTCTGCAACCGGACGCAGACCATTTTAAAAATTTTATACTGGGATAAAAATGGCTTCTGTATGTGGCAGAAACGTCTTGAAAAAGACCGTTTCAAGTGGCCGAAAACATCTGACGATGTCATGAATATTACCAGTCGAGAGTTGTCCTGGTTAGTTGACGGCCTGAATATAAATCAGGCACATAAACCCTTGAAATATTCCATGATTTATTGA
- a CDS encoding cache domain-containing protein — MNLSILKKKTRLRTIRSKILTLIIGLMVFTSMVFTFITTKNYQRELTAHYHKLSKETLSSTIRIIDSEYNDLLSYEINSIKTQRSLMENTGKNLLLMINSFYDLHKTGFLTELTAKELCLKNIEEYRYKKNNYFFVYDLNLTGLSHPSKEMVGKNWSGFEDLKKRDALQLVRENLKTEKKNFTVFMWPRLEDMKPVKQIGFFMYYPQWKWIIGTALEMGYIEKISCAKEKLILSKLNKILGQVSLSNVGGIIIFNSHGKVILHTSNLKDIDLKLSGMTLNPSIQNYLKKSTGNFSQPVEYPYPNKNQKQMTQSAFVDYFKSMDWYVAAFVDNQTLKKPGSAIAARHSAIILMFSMIGIAFAVFISKKIASPLADLTQYAKNLANSNFKLHDDPLLKSIRANDRNDEIKQLADAFAFMEFELKKNLLDLKNYQQNLEHLIEIRTKALSDTNKDLTKEIQERKRLEEKHNKLIKELQKALDNVKMLSGLLPICSNCNKIRNDKGDWNELEDYIESHSDVLFTHGLCQTCADKLYGHNAWYIKSKNKKLRNQNPPHQTP, encoded by the coding sequence ATGAATTTATCAATATTAAAAAAGAAAACGCGCCTCAGAACCATAAGATCAAAGATTCTCACCCTTATTATCGGCCTTATGGTTTTCACTTCAATGGTGTTCACATTTATTACGACAAAAAATTATCAACGGGAACTAACCGCTCATTATCATAAACTGAGCAAAGAAACACTTTCGTCAACAATACGAATCATTGATTCTGAATACAATGATCTTCTATCGTATGAAATCAATTCCATAAAAACACAACGGTCACTTATGGAAAACACAGGCAAAAACCTTTTGTTAATGATCAATTCATTTTATGATCTTCATAAAACCGGATTTTTAACCGAACTGACAGCTAAAGAGCTGTGTCTGAAAAACATAGAGGAATATCGGTATAAGAAGAACAACTATTTTTTTGTTTATGATTTGAATTTGACCGGATTATCACATCCAAGCAAAGAGATGGTGGGGAAAAACTGGTCCGGATTCGAAGATCTCAAGAAAAGAGATGCATTGCAACTGGTCCGGGAAAATTTAAAAACCGAAAAAAAAAATTTCACTGTTTTTATGTGGCCACGGCTTGAAGATATGAAACCTGTAAAGCAGATAGGATTTTTCATGTATTATCCCCAATGGAAATGGATCATCGGGACAGCCTTGGAAATGGGTTATATTGAAAAAATTTCTTGTGCAAAAGAGAAACTGATCCTTTCAAAGCTAAACAAAATACTGGGTCAGGTAAGTCTGAGCAATGTTGGCGGAATTATCATTTTTAACAGCCATGGAAAAGTTATCCTCCATACTTCGAATTTAAAAGATATTGATTTAAAGCTGTCCGGAATGACGCTTAACCCATCAATTCAAAATTATTTAAAAAAATCAACCGGTAATTTTAGCCAGCCTGTTGAATATCCATATCCCAATAAGAACCAAAAGCAAATGACCCAGAGCGCTTTTGTAGATTATTTTAAATCCATGGACTGGTATGTTGCAGCTTTTGTTGATAACCAAACATTAAAAAAACCAGGTTCTGCAATTGCTGCCAGACACTCTGCCATCATTTTGATGTTTTCTATGATTGGAATTGCTTTTGCTGTTTTTATCAGCAAAAAAATAGCGTCTCCGCTTGCAGATCTGACGCAATATGCAAAAAATCTGGCAAACAGTAATTTTAAATTACACGACGATCCATTGCTGAAATCTATCAGAGCAAATGATAGGAATGATGAGATAAAGCAACTTGCTGATGCATTTGCATTCATGGAATTCGAACTTAAAAAAAACCTGCTTGATTTAAAAAATTATCAGCAGAATTTAGAACATCTGATCGAAATAAGAACCAAAGCACTGTCAGATACCAATAAAGACCTTACAAAAGAAATTCAGGAACGAAAACGGTTAGAGGAAAAACACAATAAATTGATCAAAGAACTCCAAAAAGCTCTTGATAACGTTAAAATGTTAAGCGGTTTACTCCCGATTTGTTCTAACTGTAACAAAATCCGCAATGATAAAGGGGATTGGAATGAATTGGAAGACTATATTGAAAGTCATTCCGATGTATTGTTCACCCATGGCCTGTGTCAAACGTGTGCTGATAAACTTTACGGCCATAATGCCTGGTATATTAAAAGTAAGAACAAAAAATTGAGAAACCAAAATCCGCCACATCAAACTCCATAG
- the lon gene encoding endopeptidase La, translated as MTYENRPIVPKTVENRDENKKGQLIKQETKPDMLYLLPITGRPHMPGQVQPLMVNKKLWEETLNKVSSQAKSLLGLAYLKKIKSKDVYKEDFPKVGCVVRIENIVKVQESVQFIAQGLERFRIKKFLSDKPPFAVQVEYFEKIEENEIELKAYAISIINSIKQLLALSPLYSEQVRLFLSMFSPDKPAPLTDFATGITMASGDELQEILELPLVMDRMKKAMMMLQKEIEIAKLQNKIKKDLNHQMEDNKRTFFLKEQMRAIQKELGLLKDDKTSDVDKFKKRFAALFPTDQVVKRFDDEIKKLSVLEIGSAEYGVTRNYLDWVTSFPWGIHSKDNIDIDLAQKVLDRDHAGLSDVKDRIIEFFAAGIYRKDIAGSIILFVGPPGVGKTSIGKSIAQALGRKFYRFSLGGMRDEAEIKGHRRTYVGALPGRLVQALKDTEVSNPVIMLDEVDKIGVSYQGDPASALLEVLDPEQNVEFMDHYMDLRMDLSKVLFICTANQLDTIPRPLLDRMDKIKLSGYITEEKIQIARKHLWPKLLRRNNMTSKVITITNPTIRYLIEGFAREAGVRDLEKLLNKIIRKSIVTILKEKKKKIRINIESLDKLLGSPTFKHEKQMSGVGVVTGLAWTQMGGATLSIEAVRIHEKKPGFKLTGKLGEVMQESAAIAYSHVRANMGLFNINKKYFDKAFIHIHVPEGATPKDGPSAGITIATALVSLATGKAINRPLAMTGEITLTGKVLPVGGIREKIIAAKRSGINEIIIPEGSMTQIKKLPAHIKEGIEFHFADKYKDVFKIAFKNQLE; from the coding sequence ATGACTTATGAAAACAGGCCCATTGTACCAAAAACAGTTGAAAATAGGGATGAAAACAAAAAGGGGCAATTAATCAAACAAGAAACAAAGCCTGATATGCTGTATCTTCTCCCCATTACAGGACGTCCCCACATGCCCGGACAAGTTCAACCTCTTATGGTCAATAAGAAACTATGGGAAGAAACGCTGAACAAGGTATCAAGTCAGGCGAAAAGCCTTTTGGGCCTGGCTTATTTAAAAAAGATAAAAAGCAAAGACGTTTATAAAGAAGATTTTCCCAAAGTCGGTTGTGTTGTCAGAATAGAGAATATAGTGAAAGTTCAAGAAAGTGTTCAATTTATTGCCCAGGGACTTGAAAGATTCCGAATAAAAAAATTTCTTTCTGATAAACCGCCTTTTGCAGTTCAGGTAGAATATTTTGAAAAAATTGAGGAAAATGAAATTGAATTAAAAGCCTATGCCATTTCAATTATTAACTCCATTAAACAATTGCTCGCATTGAGCCCTTTATACTCGGAACAAGTAAGACTATTCCTGTCAATGTTCAGTCCGGATAAACCGGCACCACTGACGGATTTTGCCACAGGCATTACAATGGCTTCAGGAGATGAATTACAGGAAATCTTAGAGTTACCTCTTGTTATGGATCGAATGAAAAAAGCAATGATGATGCTGCAAAAAGAGATTGAAATTGCAAAACTTCAAAATAAAATCAAAAAAGATCTCAACCATCAGATGGAAGACAACAAACGAACATTTTTCTTAAAAGAACAAATGCGTGCAATTCAAAAGGAACTTGGACTGCTCAAAGATGATAAAACATCGGATGTGGATAAATTTAAAAAAAGATTTGCAGCACTTTTTCCAACAGACCAGGTGGTGAAGCGTTTTGATGATGAAATCAAAAAACTATCAGTGCTGGAGATAGGATCTGCGGAATATGGGGTCACTCGAAATTACCTGGATTGGGTCACGTCTTTTCCCTGGGGAATCCATTCCAAGGACAATATCGATATTGATCTGGCCCAGAAAGTTCTTGACCGGGACCATGCTGGATTAAGTGATGTAAAGGACAGAATAATAGAATTTTTCGCTGCCGGAATTTACAGAAAAGATATTGCAGGCTCCATTATCCTGTTTGTAGGGCCTCCGGGTGTCGGTAAAACCTCCATTGGAAAATCAATTGCACAAGCCCTTGGAAGAAAATTTTACCGCTTCAGCCTTGGCGGAATGAGAGATGAAGCTGAAATCAAAGGGCATCGAAGAACTTATGTGGGCGCATTGCCAGGAAGACTGGTTCAGGCATTAAAAGATACAGAAGTATCCAATCCTGTAATCATGCTCGATGAAGTTGATAAAATCGGGGTCTCTTACCAGGGAGATCCTGCATCTGCATTGCTTGAAGTGCTTGACCCGGAACAGAATGTCGAATTTATGGATCATTACATGGATCTTCGGATGGATCTGTCAAAAGTTTTGTTTATTTGCACGGCAAATCAGCTTGATACCATTCCAAGACCGCTTCTGGACAGGATGGACAAAATCAAGCTTTCCGGCTATATCACTGAAGAAAAAATTCAGATTGCCAGAAAACACCTGTGGCCAAAACTCTTAAGGCGGAACAACATGACTTCAAAGGTGATCACCATTACGAATCCGACTATCCGGTATCTGATTGAAGGATTTGCCAGGGAAGCAGGGGTCAGAGATCTTGAAAAACTCTTAAATAAAATAATCAGAAAGAGCATTGTAACCATATTGAAAGAAAAGAAAAAGAAAATCAGGATTAATATCGAATCGTTAGACAAGTTACTTGGGTCACCGACTTTTAAACATGAAAAACAGATGTCAGGAGTTGGTGTCGTAACCGGCCTTGCCTGGACCCAGATGGGAGGAGCAACCCTTTCCATTGAGGCTGTAAGAATTCATGAAAAAAAACCGGGATTTAAACTAACGGGAAAACTCGGTGAAGTTATGCAGGAGTCAGCAGCCATTGCCTACAGTCATGTCAGGGCAAACATGGGCTTGTTTAACATCAATAAAAAATATTTTGACAAAGCATTTATCCATATTCATGTGCCGGAAGGAGCAACCCCAAAGGACGGCCCCAGCGCAGGCATCACCATTGCAACGGCACTCGTATCACTTGCAACCGGAAAAGCAATCAATCGACCTCTTGCCATGACAGGAGAAATTACGCTTACAGGCAAGGTGCTTCCTGTCGGTGGTATCAGAGAAAAAATCATTGCCGCAAAACGATCAGGAATAAATGAGATTATAATACCTGAAGGGAGTATGACTCAGATAAAAAAACTTCCTGCGCACATCAAAGAAGGTATCGAGTTTCATTTTGCTGACAAATACAAAGATGTGTTTAAAATCGCATTTAAAAATCAACTTGAATGA